One segment of Parachlamydia acanthamoebae DNA contains the following:
- a CDS encoding peptidylprolyl isomerase encodes MMIPKKVLHFLVAFAALSSTIPLAAEPSLFRSQPEKIHVNNRVLATTNGKIITVMDVMKKMDIVFYRNFPEYASSVPARLQFYQTNWSDVLQDLIDKELVMADAEEMKLPLTNGDVRQEMEEIFGPDIIHNLDRAGLTYDEAWNSIKGDIIIRRMLYYRVNTKAQAQATPQAIQTAYEQYAKENVRPKEWTYYMISVRDEQDEKGAKIANQIYQQLQKTPVKIETLQDNLKKWLGDNIAQVNVSTKFSHMENEVSDENKQILATLSPGNYSKPIAQKSRATKSTVYRLFYLDSMNPGGAPPFDEVKDEIKSYLTDEAISKETASYLERLRAHFGVDKINARETLPADFEPFSLN; translated from the coding sequence ATGATGATTCCAAAAAAAGTTCTCCATTTTCTTGTTGCTTTTGCTGCACTTTCTTCAACCATTCCTCTAGCAGCAGAGCCTTCTCTTTTCAGAAGTCAACCAGAAAAAATTCATGTGAATAACCGTGTTCTTGCCACTACCAATGGAAAGATCATTACAGTCATGGACGTGATGAAAAAAATGGATATTGTTTTTTACCGCAATTTCCCTGAATACGCCTCTTCAGTCCCTGCAAGGCTTCAATTTTATCAAACAAACTGGAGCGATGTTCTACAGGATCTGATAGATAAAGAACTGGTCATGGCTGATGCGGAAGAGATGAAACTTCCTTTGACAAATGGCGACGTTCGACAGGAGATGGAAGAAATATTTGGTCCAGACATTATTCACAATCTCGATAGAGCCGGCCTTACTTACGATGAAGCTTGGAATTCAATCAAGGGTGATATTATTATTCGCCGTATGCTTTACTATCGCGTAAATACCAAAGCACAAGCGCAGGCCACCCCGCAAGCCATTCAAACGGCTTATGAGCAATATGCCAAAGAAAACGTTCGCCCCAAGGAATGGACATATTACATGATTTCTGTTCGGGATGAGCAGGACGAGAAAGGCGCAAAGATTGCCAATCAGATTTATCAACAGCTCCAAAAAACTCCAGTCAAAATTGAAACGCTGCAGGATAATCTGAAGAAATGGCTAGGCGATAACATCGCTCAAGTAAACGTTTCGACCAAGTTCTCCCACATGGAAAACGAAGTCTCGGATGAGAATAAACAAATTCTAGCGACACTTTCTCCCGGTAATTACAGCAAACCTATAGCCCAAAAAAGTCGCGCGACGAAATCAACTGTCTATCGTTTATTTTATTTGGACTCGATGAATCCAGGAGGAGCACCTCCGTTTGATGAAGTTAAAGACGAGATTAAAAGTTATTTGACTGATGAAGCGATTAGCAAGGAAACAGCTTCGTATTTAGAAAGGCTAAGAGCCCATTTTGGCGTCGATAAAATCAATGCACGTGAAACACTCCCTGCAGATTTTGAACCCTTTTCTTTAAACTAG